Genomic DNA from Acuticoccus sp. MNP-M23:
CCGATGAAGATGTTCTGGGCAGCGGTGAGATCGTTCATCAGGGCAAGCTCCTGATGAATGATGCAGATGCCGGCGGCCTGCGCCTCGCGCGGGCTGGTGATGCTGGCGGGCTTGCCGTCGACCAGCATCGTGCCGCCATCGCGCTGATAGATGCCCGAGACGATCTTCATCAGCGTGGACTTGCCGGCGCCGTTCTCGCCCATCAGGGCATGCACTTCGCCAGGTTTGAGGACGAACGATGCGTTTCCGAGCGCAATGACGCCGGGGAAGCGCTTGGTGATCGCATCCAGCGCAATGAGGGGGGTCAGTGTCGGCCTCCGCGTTCCTCCGGTGGCCTGCCTTCTGCGGGCAATGCCATCGCGGCAAGGGAACCATGGGTCTTGCGCATGGTCAATGACCTGATGGACAGGCTGCCCGCCCGCGCCTGACCTTCAGCCGGCATGAACTTTTATGCTTTCGCCCATATCGTCCAGAATGTTGCGCAAGGTGTCGTAGTCCTCGTGGCGCACCCTTGCCCAGGCGTTGGCCATGTAGCCGGCCTCCACGGCCTGTGTCGGCGTGCCGGGGGGCGGAAAATGGTGGCTGACGATGTTGTCGCCATATCTGTCCCAGATGGCCTCGGTGCCGCTGTAGCCGGTGATCCGCCCGTCCCGTTCGGGCCGCAGCGCAATGATGCCGGCGGCGTAACGGCGTGAGGGGGCGACATCCACCCGGCCATGGCAGACGGCCATCGCCCACTGGCGGTAAAGGTCGAACTCGTTGCCGGCGCAGTAGCTGTCCCACTGGCCAACGCCGGGCGGACGGCAGCCGATTTCGGAAAATTTCAGCCCCCTGGGTCCGAAGAACCACTCCATGTGCGTTGCCGTGGTCCAGATTCCGAGCGCGTCGATCACCTTCTGGCCCATCGCCTTCACCTCGGCGTAGGCGGGGGCGTCCATCCGGTTGGTGGCGACAATCTGCGGCGAGATCCAGCGTGTGCGCATGGCTTCCAGCACGTTGGGATAATAGTGGCTGATGAAGTCGTGCTGGACCCGGCCGCCGACGCACAGCGTGTCGTAGAAGCCTTCGTGGCCTTCGATGAACTCCTCGATGGCGGCCGGCACACCATCGGCAAGCCCGGACCGTTGCACCACGTCTTCCAGCTCGGCCGCGTCGCGGGCGCGAAAGGTGCCGGCGGCGCCGGCTGCAGAGCGCGGCTTGATGATGACGGGGAAGCCGAAGGCGCCGGCAAAGTCGAACGCCTCTGCGGCAGACGAAATGCCCGCAGAGGCCGCGGTCGGCACGCCCGCTGCGCGCAAGACATCCTTCATGGCAACCTTGTCGCGGCAGAGATATGCGGTGCGCGCGGTGGTTCCCGGAATGCCGGTGCGTTCGCGCACATTGGCCACGGGCAGCGTATGGGCCTCGATCACGGTTTCGAGCCGGTCCACCCAGAACTGGTCCTGCGCCTTGCGCACCGCCCATTCCAGCGCACCCTCGTCGGTGACGGCGCCGATCTGCTGGTAGCTGGCAAGACGTTGCCGCGTTTCCTCGTCCAGCCAGTCATAAGGCCGCTCTCCGATGCCGTGGACGGTGGCACCGACAGCGTGAAGCGCACGGACGAACTCGCGCTGGTTGCTGGGGAACGATGGCTCGATGAAAATGACGTTCATGGGATCAGGCCAGTTCGCTGAGGTATCGGGGCAGCATTTCACGCCAGGTGGGCCAGTCGTGGTCGTATTGCGGGCCCCAGGAATCGACGCGGTTGGGAACGCCCTTGCGGCCCAGAATGCCGGCAAGCCGCCATGCCTCGTCCGGGCTTTCCCAGCGCCCCTCGCCGAACGCCAGCAGAACGAAACGGCGCCGGAGGAGGGCGAGCGCCTCACCCTCCAGCCCTTCGGCAAAGAGGAGCGGCGACGAGAGGTAGAAGTCGCCATTGCCGCGAAAGCCGAGCAGGGTTTCGAGGTCGTAGCTGCCGCTCATCCCGATGGCGGCGCGAAACAGCCATGGATAGCGGCAGGTGACCGCCGTGGCCTTGAACGCGCCGATGGAGGCGCCGGCGGCAATGATGTCGATCCCGTCGGTGGCGCAATCGGCATGAATGGCTGGCACCACTTCGTGGGCCACGAACGCCTCGAAGCCGTTGAGAAGCCAGCAGCGGTGTTCCACCGTGCCCCAACCGGCAGCCAGCGCCCGGCCGGCAATGGAATCGACCGAGTAGACCTTGATCCGCCCCGCCTCGATCAGAGGCCAGACCGCGCCGATGAGGCCCATCCGCTCCGCCTCGTCAGCATCGCCGCCTGCGGTCGGAAACAGCAGGACCGGGGTGCCGAAATGGCCCCAGCGGATGAGGGTGGCGGTTTCGCCGATCCGGTCCGAATGCCAGCTAGAAGCCGTCTTGATCGCCATGGCGGCCTTCCTCTTCGCGCCATTTTTCAACGCGCTGGAAGAACAGCTCGGTGAACTCGTCCACCTCGTGCGGCGGGAAGAGGGCACGCACCTTCTGGTGGACGGCATCGCGCATCTTCGCCGAGCCGAAGAAGTCGTAGGCGAGCGCGTCGAGGTGGCTGAGGTGGGTGCGGCAGAAGTCTCGGAATCGCTCGGTTTCGAACCGCTGGTGGGCGATCTTCTCGTATTCCTCAAGCCGTTCGGCGAGCGGCAGGTCGCGGTCGGCAACGGCGAAGAAGGGCTCCCAGTCCAGCGTCTTGCGCATTTTCTTGTCGGTGGCGGCGGCGAAGATGGACCATCTGAGGTTCGCCTTTATCAGCCACGGGAAGTGGAAATGGAGGCTGGTCACCTGGCTGTCGGGGCAGGCGTTGGCAAAGTCGATCGGGTGCCAGGTGCCGTTTCGGAGGAGGGCTTCGCAGGAGTTGAAGTCCCAGCCGAAGAAGGCGTTGATGGTGAGGGTGGTGTTCTCCAGCATCCGCGCGTCTTCGGCGGAGAGGA
This window encodes:
- a CDS encoding ATP-grasp domain-containing protein, yielding MNVIFIEPSFPSNQREFVRALHAVGATVHGIGERPYDWLDEETRQRLASYQQIGAVTDEGALEWAVRKAQDQFWVDRLETVIEAHTLPVANVRERTGIPGTTARTAYLCRDKVAMKDVLRAAGVPTAASAGISSAAEAFDFAGAFGFPVIIKPRSAAGAAGTFRARDAAELEDVVQRSGLADGVPAAIEEFIEGHEGFYDTLCVGGRVQHDFISHYYPNVLEAMRTRWISPQIVATNRMDAPAYAEVKAMGQKVIDALGIWTTATHMEWFFGPRGLKFSEIGCRPPGVGQWDSYCAGNEFDLYRQWAMAVCHGRVDVAPSRRYAAGIIALRPERDGRITGYSGTEAIWDRYGDNIVSHHFPPPGTPTQAVEAGYMANAWARVRHEDYDTLRNILDDMGESIKVHAG
- a CDS encoding alpha/beta hydrolase-fold protein gives rise to the protein MAIKTASSWHSDRIGETATLIRWGHFGTPVLLFPTAGGDADEAERMGLIGAVWPLIEAGRIKVYSVDSIAGRALAAGWGTVEHRCWLLNGFEAFVAHEVVPAIHADCATDGIDIIAAGASIGAFKATAVTCRYPWLFRAAIGMSGSYDLETLLGFRGNGDFYLSSPLLFAEGLEGEALALLRRRFVLLAFGEGRWESPDEAWRLAGILGRKGVPNRVDSWGPQYDHDWPTWREMLPRYLSELA